Below is a genomic region from Leptospira venezuelensis.
CCAGAACCTCCGCCAAAAATACTTGCGAGAGCTTCGGCTTCACTTTGTTTATTTTTGGAGTCTGAACCTTCATCGCCGGTCCAAAATAAGACTACCAGCAAGAAGATGAAGAATACGATAAAAACTACGGAAATTAATAATGTTCGAACTCTAGTCACGATGAGGGAGCCCCATATTTTTTAGTTGTAAGACCACTACAAGGTCGAATTCTATCCTTGTGGGTTGTAAATTTAGAATCCAGCAGACCCTAAAGGCAGGCAACCTAAAAACCCCTGCCGTTCAGGCGGTTTTATTCTCGGTTTTTTTATTTTTCGCTTCTTGCGGAACGAATACTGAGGTGACCCAGTCCCCCTTTGTATTCCTAACGCCTGTTGGAGTTCCCCAGATTTTTTCTGTTACAGCTAAATACGACAATATAGACACTCATAGGCCTGAGTACGATCTAAAGTATTATATCACAAATTTGGAACCTCAGTTCGTAGGTTATAATCTTTATATCACTTTTGCTATTCCATCTGCGGGAGAAACGATCAGTAATGCAAACTTGTATTTGGAAAACGGGGTTCAACCTTCGTTTCCTCAGCTGGCGGTCCAAGCTTCTACCGCTAATGTAGTAACTCACACAATCGAAAACTTACAGCCATTCTCTCCAGTGCAGTTGTTCCAAAAATGTGAGGTCTATACTTTCACATTAAGAGCATTATTAAATACCGGAATCACTTCCAATATGTCCACTCCGGTCACAAGATGTAGTTCCATCTATCCGGATCATTGTGGAATCAATACCAGTTGCAACCCAACTGCATGCACTACAGCAAGTTGCTCTGCTTCCACACAATCACTTTGTCCTGTAGGAACCGCTTGTAATCCTTGTACCAAGGGAAATGCGGCTACAGGTTGCGCCTGCCCAGCGGGAGAATCTCCGCCGGGTTGCAATCTATGAGCGAAGCTCCCATTTCCAAATTTACTATCAAACCGGGAGCAGCTTACGTAGTTGCTACTCCCATAGGAAATTTAGAAGATATTACATATAGAGCGGTGCAGGTCCTTAAACAGGCGGATGTAATTTATTGCGAAAATTCTTCTCATAGCAGAAGACTTCTCCAGACATACGATATTTCTACCCAGACTCGGACTTTATATAAAGACCAGGGTGCCGAACCTTACAAAGGTATTATAGAAGATCTGAAATCAGGAAAAACTTTGGCCCTAGTTTCGGATGCAGGAACTCCTGGGGTTTCAGATCCGGGCTCTCAACTAGTTCGGATCTTAAGAGAAGAAAATATTCCAATCGTTCCTATACCCGGGGCAAGTGCACTAACCTCCATGCTTTCTGTTTCTGGATGGCAGGTGCAGCCTTCTCTCTTCTTAGGCT
It encodes:
- the rsmI gene encoding 16S rRNA (cytidine(1402)-2'-O)-methyltransferase; its protein translation is MSEAPISKFTIKPGAAYVVATPIGNLEDITYRAVQVLKQADVIYCENSSHSRRLLQTYDISTQTRTLYKDQGAEPYKGIIEDLKSGKTLALVSDAGTPGVSDPGSQLVRILREENIPIVPIPGASALTSMLSVSGWQVQPSLFLGFLSEKKGKKRNQLKEWENFEGVLTIFESVHRIRDTLAAIREIFPNSPILLGRELTKIHEEILKIEPVQSLESLKFPEKGEFVVLIYTNPKKMLNGRVGDADTLE
- a CDS encoding LIC11073 family putative lipoprotein, with translation MQQTLKAGNLKTPAVQAVLFSVFLFFASCGTNTEVTQSPFVFLTPVGVPQIFSVTAKYDNIDTHRPEYDLKYYITNLEPQFVGYNLYITFAIPSAGETISNANLYLENGVQPSFPQLAVQASTANVVTHTIENLQPFSPVQLFQKCEVYTFTLRALLNTGITSNMSTPVTRCSSIYPDHCGINTSCNPTACTTASCSASTQSLCPVGTACNPCTKGNAATGCACPAGESPPGCNL